The following are encoded in a window of Primulina eburnea isolate SZY01 chromosome 4, ASM2296580v1, whole genome shotgun sequence genomic DNA:
- the LOC140830643 gene encoding uncharacterized protein has translation MEFFKEAKAVRLRSHLNKYLAADDDQVSTRQSRIGDARRARWLVELVDGNSYVVRLKSCFNRYLTASSDHFLLGMMGHKVLQTSPENPEKDLTIEWQPIRDGFLVKLRAFGGTCLRANGGTPPWRNSVTHDNPHAAATHDWVMWDVEAVEVPEDEAVADYWSMVSSFSSVSDEIAGLELGFESPVSVRSGLSDSASPSPRFSMKKKLSSKFSMPRAPAMDLFQNAKTVRLRNCHDKYLAAEEDEESVTQDRNGAAKSCKWTVEFVENSDNIIRLRSCYNKYLTASNQAFLLGMTGRKVIQTRPSRLDSSVEWEPIKENGAVKLKTRYGQFLRANGGFPPWRNSVTHDIPHRTATQEWIQWEVHVVEIMVEQSPVGKEESFASETSSPSTTLSPVSASFSGRESNDSLASSPPKASDGRLIYFHLADEYGEVDEGFEELHVSFKGNGVHELTTRLEVELGLDGITVCTRSPLNGKLYPLRLQLPPNNATMHVVVVPISSRAQDSAKSEVLL, from the exons ATGGAATTCTTCAAGGAGGCGAAGGCGGTAAGATTAAGGAGCCACTTGAATAAGTACTTGGCGGCAGACGATGACCAAGTCTCCACGCGGCAGAGCAGAATCGGCGACGCCAGGAGAGCCCGGTGGCTGGTGGAGCTCGTCGACGGAAACAGCTACGTCGTCCGCCTGAAGAGCTGCTTTAACCGCTACCTCACCGCCTCGAGTGACCACTTTCTACTGGGCATGATGGGGCACAAAGTCTTGCAGACTTCGCCGGAGAATCCGGAGAAAGATTTGACCATCGAGTGGCAGCCGATCAGAGATGGGTTCCTGGTGAAGCTGCGGGCTTTTGGGGGCACGTGCTTGAGGGCTAACGGCGGGACGCCGCCGTGGAGGAATTCGGTGACGCACGACAACCCTCATGCGGCTGCGACGCATGATTGGGTCATGTGGGACGTGGAGGCGGTGGAGGTGCCGGAGGATGAGGCCGTGGCGGATTACTGGTCGATGGTTTCGAGCTTTTCGTCTGTTTCCGATGAGATCGCCGGTCTGGAGCTAGGGTTCGAGTCGCCGGTTTCTGTGCGGTCTGGGCTGTCCGATTCCGCCTCACCTTCGCCTAGATTTTCCATGAAGAAG AAGCTTAGCTCGAAGTTTTCAATGCCACGAGCTCCAGCAATGGACTTGTTCCAGAACGCGAAAACGGTCCGCCTGAGGAATTGCCATGACAAGTACTTGGCGGCCGAGGAAGACGAGGAATCCGTCACCCAAGATCGAAACGGCGCCGCCAAGTCTTGTAAATGGACGGTCGAGTTTGTCGAGAATTCGGACAACATTATCCGGCTCAGGAGCTGCTACAACAAGTACTTGACGGCGTCGAATCAGGCGTTTCTTCTCGGGATGACTGGCCGGAAAGTGATCCAGACACGTCCGAGCAGGCTCGACAGCTCCGTCGAGTGGGAACCGATCAAGGAGAACGGCGCCGTGAAGTTGAAGACTAGGTACGGGCAGTTTTTGAGGGCGAATGGGGGTTTTCCGCCGTGGAGGAATTCGGTTACACATGATATTCCGCATCGGACGGCGACCCAGGAGTGGATTCAGTGGGAGGTTCATGTGGTGGAGATTATGGTGGAGCAATCTCCGGTGGGTAAAGAAGAATCTTTTGCTTCCGAAACCAGCTCGCCTTCCACCACGCTGTCTCCCGTGTCTGCCAGTTTTTCTGGTCGAGAG TCAAATGACTCTTTAGCTAGTTCGCCACCGAAGGCGAGTGATGGAAGATTGATTTATTTTCACCTCGCTGATGAATATGGAGAAGTGGATGAGGGGTTCGAGGAGCTGCATGTTTCATTCAAGGGAAATGGCGTGCACGAGTTAACGACGAGGCTGGAGGTTGAGTTGGGGCTTGATGGGATCACGGTTTGCACTCGAAGCCCGTTGAATGGGAAGCTTTATCCTCTTCGTCTGCAGCTTCCACCCAATAATGCAACTATGCATGTTGTTGTTGTACCGATTTCGTCACGAG CTCAAGATTCGGCGAAATCAGAAGTGCTGTTGTAG